The following nucleotide sequence is from Acidobacteriota bacterium.
CAAACTGAAACAACCCTGACGATGTCCCGACCAGTATCACCCTGGGCGAGTCTTGTGACAGGGCATGAATGGCCCGATTTCGGCAGGCTTCAACCGATTGCCAGGTGGTCTGATCCGGACGGCGCACAAACAGGCCGCGATTGGTGCCGCACCAGACCCGGCCATCCGTAGCCTGCAAAACGACGCGAATAAAGTTGCTTTCCGGGTCGCTTGAAATCGCCTCAACCGCCGGGCTAAACCGATCATAGCGGCAAATGCCACGGTCAGTTCCAAACCAGGCCACGCCTTCACGGTCAATAAACACCGCATTGACACGATTGGACCGCAGTCCCCCGGCGGTGTTTTCAAAGGTGAGGTGTTCGATCAGGTCGCGGCCTCTCAGGTGAAAGACTCCCTGAGTTTCCGTTCCAACCCAGGTTTCCCCGGTCGCTCCAAAAGCCAGTGAGGTCACGGGCCCGGTTTGGAGCGGAACCCGTTGCGCCTGTTTAAAATCCGGTCCTTCCAGCAGCCCGCTGTCCCGTGCCGGCGACTCGCCGCCAAACCAGCAAACCCCAGATAAATCCTGACCAACCGCGTTGACAAAATACGCCCGCGGCTGATTGGTCAGCGGTTGCAATTGCGTTCCTGACACCAGCAGTACCCCTCGCCCACCAGTGCCGATGACCAGCTTTCCCTCCACTTCGCCAAGTGAAGTCAACGGCAATGGGGAATGTGGATCGCGTTCCCGATGCAGGAGCGGATGGGTCGTGGCCGAAAATGAGGTCACTTCAAATTCGGAATTCCCTCGCTTGCCAATCTGCAGGAGCGTGCCCTGCTCACAGGCCACCGCCACCTGACCGTTTTTCAGCAGACGAATCGCACGAATCGTCAAACCAGCCGATCTGGCCACCAGTTCGCAGCGGTCTTCCTGAAACCAATACACCCCGGATTCACTGCCAATCCACAGGCTCCCGTCCGGATCTGGTTGCAAACAGGACACGCGTGACGTAGGAACGCCCGAAGCCGTAATTTTCTGGGTTCGCCGTCCATCAAACCGGGCCAGTCCGTTGTCGGTCCCAAACCACAACACGCCTTCCTGATCCTGGGCAATCGCCCGCACCTGATCGGAAGGCAACCCGTGAAAGAGTGCCACCGCTCCCCACTGATGCTGGTTGAGTGACGAGATAGACAGCGGTTCAGGCGGAGACTGAGCCTGCACGGGTCTGCCGGCCATCAAAATATTCCCAACCAGACTACAACAGATCATCAGAAAAAATATGCGCATCGGAAAACCAGGGAATACCAATGAAAAATGAGTTAAATCCATTAGTTTCAGATATTTAATAATTTCTTTACACGAGGGATTCATTGTAAAATGGTATCAGCCCTAAAGGGAAGAATGAGAGAAAACGGATGAAAAATCAGCCAATCAGCTCAATGTGGCATTGGAAGACAGAACCAGTTCACCCGTCAATGTGATTTGCCTCAGAATGACTCCAGATGGAAAAAGGAAATGACGTTCTGTGTTTTTGACCGATTTCCGATAAAATGCGTCAGCGTCACGCCAATCTGAACTTTCCTCTTTCTTCACCGACATCTGCATGGCACATATACCGCATCCTTCATCCGCTCCTTCGATTTTGATTGTCGAAGACGATAATTTAATTCGGTTTATGCTCAAGTCCTTTCTGAAACGTGAGGGCTATGGCGTACTCGAAGCGCGGCATGGCCAGGAAGCACTCGAAATATTTGAAGCACACCGGCCTGATATGGTGCTGTTAGATCTGATGATGCCAGTGCTTGATGGGTTTCAGACCTGTTCGAGACTGCGACAAATGCCCGGTGGCGAGCAAATTCCCGTCTTAATTATAACAACGATGAATGACCAGCAGGCAATTGATGACGCCTTTGCCGTCGGCGCCACTGATTTTATTACAAAACCATTTAATTATACGGTTTTGCAAAAACGGATCCGCTATTTGCTCCAGGCCAGCCAGGTTGAAAATGCTCTGAACACAACTGAAGCCCGGATGGAATCGCTCGTTCGATATGCCCTGGATGCGATCATTACATTTGACCAGCATAAAAACATTGACGGGTTTAACCCGGCGGCAGAACGTATTTTCGGTTATTCGGCAGCCGACATTATCGGCCAGTCAATTGACGTGATTATGCCGATTGGCGCCTTTCTCGATGAAGGTATCAAACTCCTCCAGGGAGAAACCAGCGGCGCTCGAAAAAACGGCGAGACCTTTCCGGTGGAATTTTCCCTGAGTGAATTTGTCGCCAACCATCAGCCAGGCTTTACGGTCATTGTGCGGGACATCACCAAACGCAAACGAGCCGAAGAAGAAAGCCACCTCCTCCAATCTGTCACCCGTGTCGCCCTCGAAGTCCAGGACCTCAATTCATTGATGGGTGAGACGCTGTGTTTAATTTGTGTCGTTACTGGCTGGGCGCTCGGGGAGGCATGGATACCAGACCACAATCGAGGAACACTCACCTGTAGCCCAGCCTGGTATGGAAGTGAATCCAGCCTCGAACCGCTCCGCCAAAAATGTCAGAACCGCCAGTTTCTCCCCGGTGAAGGTCTGCCGGGGCAGATTTGGGCGACGAAACAACCCGTCTGGTTCGAGGATATTTCACAAGACGCTCACTTTTCGGGTTGTTTTGGGCCGGAGGATCCAGGATTGAAAGCTGGCTTTGGAGTCCCAATCCTGGTTGATCAGGATGTCGTGGCTATTTTTCTCTTTTTTGCCTTTGAACCCCGCGAACAAGACCGACGATTGATTGAACTGATTTCCAGCATTGCCGCCCAGCTTGGAACGATCATCCAGCGCAAACAGGCGGAAGACGCCTTGCGTGAAACTCACCAAAACCTGATGGCGCTGATACAGGCTTCCCCACTGGCCATCATCGCCCTCGATCTGGAAGACAAAGTGAAACTGTGGAATCGCTCGGCAAAGTACATGTTTGGCTGGGGCGAAGAAGAGGTTTTAGGGTCTCCCAATCCAATCATTCCCCACAATCAACCGCTCAAACGAGAAATCAAACAAGGGCAACCGCTGCTGGCCCAGTCGCTCCGGGGTGTGGAATCCCTTGGACAACGAAAGGACGGATCCTCGATTGATTTGAGCATTTCCGTCGCCGCGCTCCATAATGCCGGAGGCGAGATGAACGGCACGGTTATCATTGCGACGGATATCACCCAGCGAAAACGAGCTGATACCTTTCTGGCTGGTGAAAAGCTGGTGTTGGAATTGATTGCCAAAGGCACCCAGCTTTCCAAAATCCTTGATACCATTACTCAGATTGTTGAAACCCAGGTTGATGGTGCCATTGGTACGATTCAGTTTCTGGAAAAAGGCAACCGGTTATGCTTTGCAGGAACTCCCCGGCTACCGCAGGACTATATGGTCTCTGGGGATAACATCCGTATCGGGCCCAATGCGCAATCGTGCGGCACCGCTGCATTTCATAAAAAGACGGTCATCGTGTCAGATATTTCTCGCAGCCCACTGTGGGAGGATTTTTCCGAACTGGCATTTCGCAATGAGATTAAAGCCTGCTGGTCGGTTCCCGTACTTTCCTCGACCCAGGAGGTACTCGGTACGGTGACGCTGTACTTTCACGAGCACCGCAGCCCTGGCACCTATGAGTTACACCTGCTGGAAGTGGCATCGTATTTGATCGGCATTGCGGTCGAACGCAAGCGGACAGACGATATCCTCCGCCACAACGAACAGCACTTCCGATCATTGATTGAAAATGCGCTGGATGTGATTACGGTTCTGAGCCCTGATGGAACGATTGTGTATGAAAGCCCGGCGGTTGAACGGGTTTTGGGCTTTAAACCTCAGGACTTGCTCGGTAAAAAGATCAGCCAGGTGTTTCACCCCGATGATGCTGAAGAAGTTTTCTACCTGCTCTTTTACGATGAACCGGCCCAGGACACCGGAGAGACGACCCCGGTGACCTTCCACTATCGCCATCAACACCAGGACGGGTCCTGGCGGACACTGGAAGCCATCTCCAATCGAAAGCTGGATGATATGGCCATGCCTGGGGTCATTATCAATTCGCGTGATATTACCGAGCGCGAACGGATTGCCGAAGCCCAACGCCGCCTCCAAACCACGGTCAATCAGGTCGCGCAACAATGGCAACTGACGTTTAATACCATTGAGTTTCCAATTGTCATTCTGGATATGGAAGGCCGCGTCACCCGTTTGAACCAGGCAGCCCAGGTTCTTTTGGAAATCAGCGTTGAAGCCGCTCTCGGGTCCGTTCTCGAACAGATTGCGACCGGTCAGCTCTGGAAAAAAGCAGTTTCCCTGGTCAAAACTGCTGCCCAGACCACTTCCCCGACCGCATCTCAGGTCCACACTGAACAAACTGGCCAAACCTGGGATCTGACCGTTAACCCCGTCACAACCTCGCCTGGAAATGAAGAGTTTCATCCAATGGTGATTCTGATTCTCCGTAATATCACGCATCTGGTTGAGTTACAGGAATCGCTCCGCCGAAGTGAGATCATGTCAAAAATGGGGGCGGTTGTTGGCGGCGTCGCTCACGAAGTGCGGAACCCGCTCTTTAGCATCACAGCCGTCCTCGACGCCTTCGAAGCTCGATTTGGCGTGCGCGAAGAATACCAGCGCTATATCCAATCGCTGCGCAAAGAACTCACCCGCATGATCAATTTGATGGAAGAACTGCTTGAATTTGGCCGGCCAACCAACCTCACGTTTGCCGAATGTGCGATTCAGGATGTCCTGACCCAGGCCATCCAGTCCTGCAAACCGACGGCTGAAACGTTGAAAATCGAACTTCAAGTTACTGTAGACGCTGATTTTCCGGCCTTTCGATTGGACCGCAGACGACTGGCCCAGGTCTTTCATAACCTGATCGAAAACGCCATCCAGCACGCTCCCGCCGGGAGTGTCGTCCTGGTCGAAGCAAAAAAAATCCACCTCAACGATCTTCCCTGGCTCGAATGTGTCATCAAGGACCGGGGACCGGGGTTTCGTTCTGAAGACCTGCCGAAACTCTTTGATCCTTTTTTTACTCGCCGGCGGGGTGGAACCGGACTTGGGCTTTCCATTGTGCAGCGGATCGTTGAAGATCATGGCGGAAAAGTTCTGGCCAGCAACCGTGTTCACGGCGGCGGCGCCATGAAAGTCAGAATTCCGCTCTTGAAGAATTGAGAATGAAGAGTGAAGAAAGTGGTTAGTGGTTAGTGGTTAGTGGTTAGTGGTTAGTGGTTAGTGGTTAGGGAGCGTTAAAAAATAAGTTCCTGGGGCACGTTCTGCCACGTGCAGGTTTTGGTTTTGCACCGCGAAGCGTTGCCGTTCGGATAGCCGGTCGGTTGGCCGCTTTGGGCCTACCACCGGATCCAAAG
It contains:
- a CDS encoding PAS domain S-box protein, which codes for MAHIPHPSSAPSILIVEDDNLIRFMLKSFLKREGYGVLEARHGQEALEIFEAHRPDMVLLDLMMPVLDGFQTCSRLRQMPGGEQIPVLIITTMNDQQAIDDAFAVGATDFITKPFNYTVLQKRIRYLLQASQVENALNTTEARMESLVRYALDAIITFDQHKNIDGFNPAAERIFGYSAADIIGQSIDVIMPIGAFLDEGIKLLQGETSGARKNGETFPVEFSLSEFVANHQPGFTVIVRDITKRKRAEEESHLLQSVTRVALEVQDLNSLMGETLCLICVVTGWALGEAWIPDHNRGTLTCSPAWYGSESSLEPLRQKCQNRQFLPGEGLPGQIWATKQPVWFEDISQDAHFSGCFGPEDPGLKAGFGVPILVDQDVVAIFLFFAFEPREQDRRLIELISSIAAQLGTIIQRKQAEDALRETHQNLMALIQASPLAIIALDLEDKVKLWNRSAKYMFGWGEEEVLGSPNPIIPHNQPLKREIKQGQPLLAQSLRGVESLGQRKDGSSIDLSISVAALHNAGGEMNGTVIIATDITQRKRADTFLAGEKLVLELIAKGTQLSKILDTITQIVETQVDGAIGTIQFLEKGNRLCFAGTPRLPQDYMVSGDNIRIGPNAQSCGTAAFHKKTVIVSDISRSPLWEDFSELAFRNEIKACWSVPVLSSTQEVLGTVTLYFHEHRSPGTYELHLLEVASYLIGIAVERKRTDDILRHNEQHFRSLIENALDVITVLSPDGTIVYESPAVERVLGFKPQDLLGKKISQVFHPDDAEEVFYLLFYDEPAQDTGETTPVTFHYRHQHQDGSWRTLEAISNRKLDDMAMPGVIINSRDITERERIAEAQRRLQTTVNQVAQQWQLTFNTIEFPIVILDMEGRVTRLNQAAQVLLEISVEAALGSVLEQIATGQLWKKAVSLVKTAAQTTSPTASQVHTEQTGQTWDLTVNPVTTSPGNEEFHPMVILILRNITHLVELQESLRRSEIMSKMGAVVGGVAHEVRNPLFSITAVLDAFEARFGVREEYQRYIQSLRKELTRMINLMEELLEFGRPTNLTFAECAIQDVLTQAIQSCKPTAETLKIELQVTVDADFPAFRLDRRRLAQVFHNLIENAIQHAPAGSVVLVEAKKIHLNDLPWLECVIKDRGPGFRSEDLPKLFDPFFTRRRGGTGLGLSIVQRIVEDHGGKVLASNRVHGGGAMKVRIPLLKN